The following proteins come from a genomic window of Syngnathus acus chromosome 15, fSynAcu1.2, whole genome shotgun sequence:
- the vwc2 gene encoding brorin isoform X2: MLHSVAMTAEVLFVLWFLMNGAESNPLTTLPVSRERLEKVLTQAREDKVVPKQLQPEDNNTLGLNRTGTSRARSNLRSKGGKSQELWTDQDKFKQIDVGPTSDVTLSLEAIDEYAYPDYRDEGPLCSKPDCPRVHPRCIKVDTRQCCPQCKEKKNYCEFRGKIYASLEEFKVSPCEKCRCESSGEVLCSVSACPLTECVDPEYEPDQCCPICKSGPNCFADTTVIPAGREVKIDECTICYCTYEEGTWQIERQATCSKNDCQRG, from the exons ATGCTGCACTCCGTTGCCATGACAGCAGAGGTTCTCTTTGTTCTCTGGTTCCTGATGAATGGGGCTGAAAGTAATCCTCTAACGACTCTACCGGTTAGCCGTGAACGTCTGGAAAAGGTCTTGACCCAAGCCAGAGAGGACAAAGTGGTCCCCAAGCAACTGCAGCCCGAGGACAACAATACTTTGGGTCTAAACAGAACGGGCACGAGCCGTGCCAGATCTAACCTCAGATCGAAGGGTGGGAAGTCCCAAGAGCTGTGGACTGATCAAGATAAGTTCAAACAAATTGACGTGGGTCCCACAAGTGACGTCACCCTGTCCTTGGAAGCCATCGACGAGTACGCCTACCCGGACTACAGGG ATGAAGGTCCTCTATGCAGCAAGCCCGATTGTCCCAGGGTGCATCCTCGCTGCATTAAAGTGGACACAAGGCAATGCTGCCCGCAATGCAAGGAGAAAAAGAACTACTGCGAATTTCGGGGAAAGATCTACGCTTCGCTAGAGGAGTTTAAG GTGTCACCGTGCGAGAAGTGCCGATGTGAGTCGAGCGGAGAGGTGCTGTGTTCTGTGTCAGCCTGCCCTCTGACGGAATGTGTGGACCCGGAATACGAGCCGGACCAGTGCTGTCCCATCTGCAAGAGCG GACCCAACTGCTTCGCAGACACAACAGTGATACCGGCCGGACGAGAGGTAAAGATCGACGAGTGTACAATCTGCTACTGCACGTACGAAGAGGGCACCTGGCAGATTGAACGCCAGGCCACCTGCAGCAAGAACGACTGCCAGCGCGGTTAG
- the vwc2 gene encoding brorin isoform X1, whose protein sequence is MLHSVAMTAEVLFVLWFLMNGAESNPLTTLPVSRERLEKVLTQAREDKVVPKQLQPEDNNTLGLNRTGTSRARSNLRSKGGKSQELWTDQDKFKQIDVGPTSDVTLSLEAIDEYAYPDYRGKGCMDESGFVFAIGEQFTPGPSTCPCLCTDEGPLCSKPDCPRVHPRCIKVDTRQCCPQCKEKKNYCEFRGKIYASLEEFKVSPCEKCRCESSGEVLCSVSACPLTECVDPEYEPDQCCPICKSGPNCFADTTVIPAGREVKIDECTICYCTYEEGTWQIERQATCSKNDCQRG, encoded by the exons ATGCTGCACTCCGTTGCCATGACAGCAGAGGTTCTCTTTGTTCTCTGGTTCCTGATGAATGGGGCTGAAAGTAATCCTCTAACGACTCTACCGGTTAGCCGTGAACGTCTGGAAAAGGTCTTGACCCAAGCCAGAGAGGACAAAGTGGTCCCCAAGCAACTGCAGCCCGAGGACAACAATACTTTGGGTCTAAACAGAACGGGCACGAGCCGTGCCAGATCTAACCTCAGATCGAAGGGTGGGAAGTCCCAAGAGCTGTGGACTGATCAAGATAAGTTCAAACAAATTGACGTGGGTCCCACAAGTGACGTCACCCTGTCCTTGGAAGCCATCGACGAGTACGCCTACCCGGACTACAGGGGTAAAGGCTGCATGGATGAGAGCGGTTTTGTATTCGCGATCGGTGAGCAATTCACCCCAGGCCCGTCCACGTGCCCTTGCCTTTGTACAGATGAAGGTCCTCTATGCAGCAAGCCCGATTGTCCCAGGGTGCATCCTCGCTGCATTAAAGTGGACACAAGGCAATGCTGCCCGCAATGCAAGGAGAAAAAGAACTACTGCGAATTTCGGGGAAAGATCTACGCTTCGCTAGAGGAGTTTAAG GTGTCACCGTGCGAGAAGTGCCGATGTGAGTCGAGCGGAGAGGTGCTGTGTTCTGTGTCAGCCTGCCCTCTGACGGAATGTGTGGACCCGGAATACGAGCCGGACCAGTGCTGTCCCATCTGCAAGAGCG GACCCAACTGCTTCGCAGACACAACAGTGATACCGGCCGGACGAGAGGTAAAGATCGACGAGTGTACAATCTGCTACTGCACGTACGAAGAGGGCACCTGGCAGATTGAACGCCAGGCCACCTGCAGCAAGAACGACTGCCAGCGCGGTTAG